The sequence GCAGGAGAATTCCTCTCATCCTGGTGGGTGGTGCGCTCGACCTGGCGCTCGGAGGTCGATTGCTCCGCCGGCACGCTGGCGTAGGCGGCGTTTGCCTGGAGCAGCATGGACACGAGCAACACCACGCCGAGGCTGGCCACCAGCAAGGCTGGGACATGGCGGATGGGACGAATGCGCATGGGCACCTGTATAAAGGACAGACGAGGGTGATGAATCCCATAGCGCCTGCTCGCGGATAATTACAAACCATGCCTCGCGTTGGTGTTCATTGGCTGATGGGGGCTCCGACATCCGGGCAGTCATCCGCGACTCGGTGCAAGTGATTCCGACGGCCTGCGGCAACGCAGGAGGCGCATGCCCGCGCGCCCTCCATCTGGCCACGACTTCCCAGTCCGGGCAGTTCGACCTCTTCGACTATCTCTGTCGCACCGCCTCCAACCTGGGCGAGGAACTCGCGCTCGCGTCCCGTCACCTGCGGCTTGCACGATGGCGCGGACTCCGGCGCCGGCTCCAGGCCGAGGGGCGGACGTTCCGCGAGGTGGTGGAGGCGCTGCGCCTGGAGAAGGCCCGGCACCTGCTCGCCGAGGACTCGCTCAACGTCGCCGGCATCGCTCAGCGCGTGGGCTACTCGGATGCACGGGCCCTGCGACGCGCCTTCCAGCGATGGACGGGGATGAGCCCCGGGCGCTACCGCCGGAGCCCGCCCTCCGTGTGAGCCGCGCACGCCCCGGGCTCGAAATTGTGTGGCGCCAGCTTCCCGGGCAGCGAATCCTTCCGCCCCATGTTCCGCACCATCGCCGTCGGCTCGACCAACCCCGCCAAGTCCTCCGCCGTGCGCGCCCTCTGCGAGCGCGCCTTCCCTGGCTGCCACATCGTCGCCATTGACGTACCCAGCGGTGTGCCCGAGCAGCCCATCGGCGAACCGGAGACGGCGGAGGGCGCTCGCAACCGGGCCCGCGCTGCGCTCGCCGCGGTGGAGGGCGCGCAGCTCGGCTTCGGCCTCGAAGGAGGTGTGGACGAAGAGGGGCACCTCATCAACTGCGTGGCCGTGGTGTGCGCCGACGGGCGCGAGAATCAGGCCTGGGGCGTGCGCTTTCCGCTGCCGCCCGCCGTCGCCGCCCGGGCGCTGCGAGGTGAGGAGCTGGGGCCGGTGATGGACGAGGTCTCCGGCCGCACCGAGAGCAAGAAGAGCCTCGGCGCGGTGGGCATCCTCACCAACGGCCTCTTCACCCGCGCGGACATGTGGCAGGGCCCGGTGGCCTGCTCCCTCATGCCCTTCCTACACCCCGAGCTCTACGCAGCGTCCTGACGCTGCCCGCCCCTGACTCCAGGCCCTTGCAGCCCCCTTACGGCAGGACGGTGATGCTCACGGCCGGAGCGGCCTCGCCGAAACCGGTGCCCGATTTCGCCAGGGTGCGCTGGAAGGCATACACCCCGGGTGTGGTGGGCGCCTGGACTTCGAACGTGAAGGTCCGCTCGCTGCCCCGGTGGATGCGCTCGCCGTCGTTCAGCGGCACGGACGTCACGGCCCACGTGGGCGTCCCGGGCCGGGCCTCCAGCCGGATGGCATTGCCTTCGGACCACACGGTGGTGCCGGCGTTGCTCAGCGTGACGGAGACCTGGAAGCGCTGCCCCGCGCGCACCGTGGCGGGCACGGACTGGCTGACGAAGCGCGCGTCCAGCGGGCGCGCCTGGAGGTAGCCCTCCAGCACCGTCCTGCGCTGGGGCAGGAACTGCTCGCGCAGTGCAGGGGAGATGTCGAAGCGGCTGGCGTCCGCCGGGTCATCCCGCTCCGTGCTCTGCACGAAGTTCGTCGAGGCGGGCCACGTCAGGCCGCCACCCACCGGCCGGCCGCTGTTGCGCTGGTGGCACCCGCCGCAGGACAGCGCCTGCGCGCGAGCGACGATGTCCCGAGGCGTCAGCGTGCTGCCCACGCGCGCGAGCTCCTGGCTGATGGCCTGATGGAACGCGCTGGGGCCCGGGCCGAGCTGGGCGACGTAGTCATCCGCGATGCCCGGCACCTGCGAGTTGTCCTGGCCGGCGTTGAACGTGTCCGGCACCCGGTAGTTGAAGCGATTGAGGTCGTTGATGGCCAGGCTCGCCACCTGCGTGAGGAAGTGGCTCTGGAAGTCCCCGGCCCGCGGGTTCGTGGAGTTGGGGTTGAACAGCTCGCCGAAGGGGTTCGTCTTCACCGTCGCGGGGACGAACTTCAGCGTGCAGGCGGGCAGGGTGGTGCAGTCGCTCAGCAGCTTGAACTCGTGCATCAACCACGGCGTGTTGGGGCCGCCCTGGAGGAACTGATTGGTGCGCACCTGGCCCAGGCTCTTCGCGTTGTTGCCGTAGTGGGACGCGCCCACCACCGGCTCGAAGCCCGGCAGGCCCGTGAAGTAGAAGGACTCCAGCTTGCTTGCACGTGCGGCCGGGTCCGTCTCGGAGGACAGCGCCGCCCAGAAGTCCGCCACGGGGCGGCAGCCCTCGATGCCCAGCTCGGACTTCGGGTTGGGGAGGACGGCTTCGAAGATGACGAAGTTGCGATTCGTCGGCGCGAAGGGGACCTTGGCCAGGACGATACGGTACTCGCCGCAGTTGGAGCCGTCCACGGGCGCCAGGTCGAAGCGGTTGTAGAGGCCCACCGCCACGTAGCTGTCCAGGTTGATGGGCGAGTCCGGCCGCGCCTGGCTTCCCTCGCTGGGACGGCATGCGTAGGGGAAGCCGTTGAGGGTGTTGCCCTGGTCCGAGCAGTGCGGCATCCCCGGCAGGTCCGCCTGTCCGGGCGCCGGGTTCTGCGTGTCCCAGAGCTGGCGGAAGAGCTGCTCGGGCGTGAAGCCCGTGCCGCCATTCTGCGTCACCAACTGGCTGAACACGCGCCGCGCACCGAAGCGGGCGAGGATGCTCTTCTCATTCACCGCCAGCGAGCGGCGGACGTCGAGCGACGCGGGAGCAGCGGCCGGCTGCGTGGGGGGAGGCGGAGGCTGCATTCCGACGCCATTGCGGTCGGAGTGCAGCGGCACCGGCTCCGGCCCCGGCGCTTCGGCCGCGGGGGGCTCGCCTCCAGGGATGGCGGCCTCGTCCTCCGGCGGCATGCTCTCGCATGCGCTCAACATGGCGGCGGCGAGCGCCACCTGACAGGCCCGCTTGAACAGTTCGTGGCTCATGGGACTCCCTTGCGCTCGGCGGTGTGACCTCCACCTGCATCGTGGAGGCGCCGTTCACAGGGTTGGACCCGTGGCCTTTTTCTTCGGGCAACGTGCCCGGCGACACGCCCGTCAGTTGCGGGGGCGAGGCTTCAGGGCGAGGGCGTCACCGCGGAGAACCGCGCGCGGCCCAGGCTCAGGAGATACACGGCCACCAGGATGCCCACGCCGCACAGCGCCGCCACGTAGTGCGCGGGGGCCAGCGGGTTCTCCTTCATCATCAGGGTGACGACGAGCGGCGTCAGGCCTCCGAAGATGGCGTAGGCGACGTTGTAGGAGAACGACAGCCCGGAGAAGCGCACCTCCGGCGGGAAGGCGCGCACCATCACCGTGGGCACCACGCCCACCACGCCGACGCAGAAGCCCACCGCCCCGTACAGGAAGAACAGCCGCTCCGGCGCCGCGCCCACGCCCTCGTAGAAGACATACGTCATTATCAGCAGCAGGCCGCAGCCCGTCACCAGCGCCCGGCCCATGCCCAGCCAGTCCGCGAGCAGCCCGTACGCGATGCAGCCCACCGTGAGGCTCAGCGTGGCGATGCTCGCGGCCTCCAGCGCCTGCGCCGGGGCAATGCCATACAGCTTCTGCACCAGCGTGGGCGTCATCAGGATGACCACCACGATGCCGGCGGTGAGCACCCAGGTGAGCAGCATGGACACCACCACCGCCACGCCATGGCCGCGCAGCACGGCCTTGAGCGGCAGCTCCTTCACCAGAGCGCGCCGCTGGCGCATCTCCTCGAACACCGGCGTCTCCGCCAGCCAGCGCCGCAGGAACACGGCCAGGAAGCCGAACACGCCGCCCACGATGAAGGGGATGCGCCACCCGAAGGACTGCACCTCTTCCGGGGTGAAGGCGCGGTTGACCAGCGTGGCCACCAGCGAGCCGAGCAGGATTCCCAGCGTGAGCCCCGCCGTCAGCGTGCCGCACGCGAAGCCCACGCGCTGGGGCGGCACGTGCTCCGAGACGAACACCCACGCGCCCGGCACCTCGCCACCCACCGCCGCGCCCTGGCAGATGCGCAAGAGGAGCAGGGCCAGCGGCGCCGCGTAGCCGGCCGTCTCGTACGTGGGCAGCGCGCCGATGAGCAGCGTGGGCACCGACATCATGAACACGCTGAGGGTGAACATGCGCTTGCGGCCGGTCCGGTCGCCGAAGTGCGCCATGACGATGCCGCCCAGCGGGCGCGCGAGGTAGCCCGCCGAGAACAGGCCGAACGCCTGGAGCTGCCGCAGCCAGTCCGGCGTGTCCGGCGGGAAGAAGCGCTGGCCAATCACCGTCGTGAAGAACACGAAGATGATGAAGTCATAGAACTCCAGCGCGCCCCCGAGCGCCGCCAGCCCGAGCGTCCGGGCATCCTGGCCGGTGAGGGGGCGCTGCGAGGAGTGCTGCCCGGATTCGAGGTTCGCAGGGGTCGGCATGCGTGCGGCCGGAGCATACGTCGCTCAGGCCGCGCTGGCGACGCGCGAGGGCTTGTGCTGCTCCTCGTCAATCGCCTGCCGGATCTTCTGCGAGACGAACTGGGAGAACGGGCCGAAGTGTAGGTACAGGGCCATCAGCGACACCGTGTACCGGATGGAGCCGGGGTTGGACACCAGCGCCTTCCCCAGCGTCTTCCAGAAGTGCGCCCGCGTGGACTTTTGCGCGCTCATCTTCGTCGCCAGCCGCACGAAGCCTCGCAGCTCCTTGAGCTGCTTCATCAGGGACGGCTTGTAGCGGCGGTTGCGCGAGTTCAGCCACTTCCCCGCGCGCAGCACGCGGGGGAAGTACTTGTCCGGGGCGTAGACGGTCTCCACGACCTTCAGGTAGTCGCCGAGGATGTCCGCGCGGGGCCGGCGCGGCGCGAAGTTGATGCCGGCCGTGCACTGGTCGCTCTCTCCGTCCGGCTGGAGGTCGTGGTTCGCATTCAGCCGCCCCTCGGCGGTGAGCCGGCGGGTGAGCTGCGTGTTGGGCAGTGCGTAGAGCAGGCCCACCATGCTCGCGGGAATGGCGGCGTCCTCGATGCACTCGATGATGCCCCGCGCCACGCTGTCCTGCTCGCTGTCGAAGCCGATGATGAAGCCCGCGTTGACGAACATGCCGTGCGCGTAGATTTTCTCGATGCTCTCGGTGATGGGCCGCCGGGTGTTCTGGCGCTTCTGCATCGCCACGAGCGTCTTCTCGTCCGGGCTTTCGATTCCCACGAAGATGGCGAAGAAGCCCACGTCCCGCATCATCTCCATCAGCGCCGGGTCATCCGCGAGGTTGATGGAGGCCTCGGTGGTGAACTCGAAGGGCCAGTCCCGCTCCTCGAGCCACACCTTCAGCTTGGGCAGCAATTCCTTCACCAGCTTCTTGTTGCCGATGAAGTTGTCGTCCACCAGGTCGACGTGGCCGCGGTAGCCGAGGTCATGGAGCGTCTGGAGCTCCTGGAATATCTGCTCGGGCGTCTTCGCGCGGGGGCGGCGGCCGTAGAGCTCGATGATGTCGCAGAACTCGCAGTTGAACGGGCAGCCCCGGCAGAACTGGATGCCCACGTGGTTGTAGAGGTCCAGCCGGAGCAGGTCGAAGCGGGGCACGGGGGAGCAGGACATGTCTGCCTTTGCCCCATCCTGGTACACGTGCTTCGCCTCGCCCCGGGTGAGGTCCGCGATGA comes from Pyxidicoccus parkwaysis and encodes:
- a CDS encoding helix-turn-helix transcriptional regulator, which gives rise to MIPTACGNAGGACPRALHLATTSQSGQFDLFDYLCRTASNLGEELALASRHLRLARWRGLRRRLQAEGRTFREVVEALRLEKARHLLAEDSLNVAGIAQRVGYSDARALRRAFQRWTGMSPGRYRRSPPSV
- the yjjX gene encoding inosine/xanthosine triphosphatase; amino-acid sequence: MFRTIAVGSTNPAKSSAVRALCERAFPGCHIVAIDVPSGVPEQPIGEPETAEGARNRARAALAAVEGAQLGFGLEGGVDEEGHLINCVAVVCADGRENQAWGVRFPLPPAVAARALRGEELGPVMDEVSGRTESKKSLGAVGILTNGLFTRADMWQGPVACSLMPFLHPELYAAS
- a CDS encoding MFS transporter: MPTPANLESGQHSSQRPLTGQDARTLGLAALGGALEFYDFIIFVFFTTVIGQRFFPPDTPDWLRQLQAFGLFSAGYLARPLGGIVMAHFGDRTGRKRMFTLSVFMMSVPTLLIGALPTYETAGYAAPLALLLLRICQGAAVGGEVPGAWVFVSEHVPPQRVGFACGTLTAGLTLGILLGSLVATLVNRAFTPEEVQSFGWRIPFIVGGVFGFLAVFLRRWLAETPVFEEMRQRRALVKELPLKAVLRGHGVAVVVSMLLTWVLTAGIVVVILMTPTLVQKLYGIAPAQALEAASIATLSLTVGCIAYGLLADWLGMGRALVTGCGLLLIMTYVFYEGVGAAPERLFFLYGAVGFCVGVVGVVPTVMVRAFPPEVRFSGLSFSYNVAYAIFGGLTPLVVTLMMKENPLAPAHYVAALCGVGILVAVYLLSLGRARFSAVTPSP
- a CDS encoding B12-binding domain-containing radical SAM protein, whose translation is MRALLLHPEFRSASFWNYRETCGLLDARYPAAPLGLCTVAALLPQDWELRLVDRNVESLDDATLAWADVVLIGAMLPQQRDCLDLIRRARALGKRVVVGGPDPTSSPHVYDEATHLVLGEGEITIPTFIADLTRGEAKHVYQDGAKADMSCSPVPRFDLLRLDLYNHVGIQFCRGCPFNCEFCDIIELYGRRPRAKTPEQIFQELQTLHDLGYRGHVDLVDDNFIGNKKLVKELLPKLKVWLEERDWPFEFTTEASINLADDPALMEMMRDVGFFAIFVGIESPDEKTLVAMQKRQNTRRPITESIEKIYAHGMFVNAGFIIGFDSEQDSVARGIIECIEDAAIPASMVGLLYALPNTQLTRRLTAEGRLNANHDLQPDGESDQCTAGINFAPRRPRADILGDYLKVVETVYAPDKYFPRVLRAGKWLNSRNRRYKPSLMKQLKELRGFVRLATKMSAQKSTRAHFWKTLGKALVSNPGSIRYTVSLMALYLHFGPFSQFVSQKIRQAIDEEQHKPSRVASAA